In Thermococcus camini, a genomic segment contains:
- a CDS encoding type II toxin-antitoxin system VapC family toxin: MKLFIDTNLFVYLLTKTPEDERKIIEFYAELIENHSLYTSPLVLDETIHVAKKKYGVPYELSIEFIDEKVLPYVEVLPLTVFDYLTARGIILKYNLRPSDALHIAVIENNGLQAVVSEDEDFDVLPLKRLWLGG; this comes from the coding sequence ATGAAGCTCTTCATAGACACAAACCTCTTCGTTTACCTCCTAACCAAGACGCCCGAAGACGAGAGAAAGATAATTGAGTTCTACGCCGAACTGATTGAAAACCATAGCCTTTACACAAGTCCGCTGGTTCTTGACGAGACCATCCACGTTGCAAAGAAGAAATACGGCGTCCCTTACGAGCTTTCGATTGAGTTCATAGACGAAAAGGTTCTCCCTTACGTTGAAGTTCTCCCCCTGACCGTCTTTGATTACCTGACAGCCAGGGGGATAATCCTCAAGTACAACCTCCGCCCCTCCGATGCCCTTCACATTGCAGTTATAGAGAACAATGGCCTTCAGGCGGTAGTGAGTGAAGATGAAGACTTTGACGTTCTCCCACTAAAAAGGCTCTGGTTGGGTGGTTGA
- a CDS encoding iron-sulfur cluster assembly protein: MESEEIYERLKRVKEPITGVDIVSLGLVEAVTVDEDGVRVYLRLSEGLHHPFQNALSWPVRWRIIRDIVAALDDVAGLEILDARTLERYYPLEED; encoded by the coding sequence TTGGAGAGTGAAGAAATCTACGAGAGGCTTAAAAGGGTGAAGGAACCCATAACCGGGGTGGATATAGTGAGCCTCGGGCTCGTCGAGGCCGTCACCGTCGATGAAGATGGTGTAAGGGTATACCTCCGGCTCTCCGAAGGTCTTCACCACCCGTTTCAGAACGCCCTCAGCTGGCCCGTTCGCTGGCGGATCATAAGGGACATCGTCGCTGCCCTCGATGATGTCGCTGGTCTTGAGATACTCGACGCACGAACCCTCGAAAGATACTATCCACTGGAGGAGGATTGA
- a CDS encoding alpha/beta hydrolase: MEVYKAKFGEAKLGWVVLVHGLGEHSGRYGRLIRELNDAGFAVYTFDWPGHGKSPGKRGHTSVEEAMEIIDGIIDEIGEKPFLFGHSLGGLTVIRYAETRPDKIRGVIASSPALAKSPETPGFMVALAKFLGKVAPGVVLSNGLKPELLSRNPEAVKRYVEDPLVHDRISAKLGRSIFVNMEPAHREAGKIKVPVLLIIGTGDVITPPDGSRRLLEELTVEDKTLREFEGAYHEIFEDPEWADEFHGTIVKWLVEKSYSSAQ; encoded by the coding sequence ATGGAGGTTTACAAGGCCAAATTCGGCGAAGCAAAGCTCGGCTGGGTCGTTCTCGTCCACGGCCTCGGCGAGCACAGCGGAAGGTACGGAAGACTAATCAGAGAGCTCAACGATGCAGGCTTTGCCGTCTACACCTTCGACTGGCCCGGCCACGGGAAGAGCCCCGGCAAGAGGGGACATACAAGCGTTGAGGAAGCGATGGAGATAATCGACGGCATTATAGACGAAATCGGGGAAAAGCCCTTCCTCTTCGGCCACAGCCTCGGCGGTTTAACCGTCATCAGATACGCAGAAACGAGGCCCGATAAAATACGGGGCGTAATCGCTTCCTCGCCGGCCTTAGCCAAAAGTCCGGAAACACCGGGCTTCATGGTGGCCCTCGCGAAGTTCCTCGGAAAGGTCGCCCCGGGAGTTGTTCTCTCCAACGGACTGAAACCAGAGCTACTCTCCCGTAATCCAGAGGCCGTGAAGCGATACGTAGAAGACCCGCTCGTTCACGACAGGATTTCGGCCAAGCTGGGGAGGAGCATTTTTGTGAACATGGAGCCGGCCCACAGGGAGGCAGGGAAAATAAAGGTTCCCGTGCTGCTGATCATCGGCACGGGCGACGTGATAACCCCGCCCGATGGCTCAAGAAGGCTTTTGGAGGAGCTCACAGTTGAGGACAAGACGCTGAGGGAGTTCGAGGGAGCGTACCACGAGATATTTGAAGACCCCGAGTGGGCAGATGAGTTCCATGGGACAATTGTTAAGTGGCTGGTTGAAAAATCGTACTCATCGGCTCAATAA
- a CDS encoding ArsA family ATPase: MREFFLPKKGYRVVFFIGKGGVGKTTGSAAAAAALADMGYRTLIVSLDPAHNLGDVLMVKLKDKPKKIAENLYASELDMEKLIKAYLKHLEESMKHTYRYLTVINLEKYFEVLSYSPGIEEYATLEAVREILAKGNEWDVIIFDTPPTGLTLRVLALPRISLIWTDKLIEIRKAILDRRAAIANIHGEQEFTVEGEKIKLPTREQDDAVMKELKSYREEVAFVEGVITDPEKTSVVAVMNPEMLPLYETERARESLRKFRVPFNMIVMNKVLELRTEVPELKAKLEAQERVLGEVGRKFKGIEVVRIPVFAEEPRGLERLRTLGGKIVGE; the protein is encoded by the coding sequence ATGAGGGAGTTCTTCCTGCCCAAAAAGGGCTACCGCGTCGTCTTTTTCATAGGCAAAGGCGGAGTTGGAAAAACGACGGGTTCGGCGGCGGCTGCTGCGGCGCTCGCTGATATGGGCTACCGGACGCTGATAGTGTCGCTCGACCCTGCACACAACCTCGGTGACGTGCTGATGGTGAAGCTGAAAGACAAACCGAAGAAGATAGCCGAGAACCTTTACGCTAGTGAGCTCGACATGGAGAAGCTGATAAAGGCATACCTCAAGCACCTGGAGGAAAGCATGAAGCACACCTACCGCTATCTCACGGTCATAAACCTGGAGAAGTACTTCGAGGTCCTGAGCTACTCCCCGGGAATCGAGGAGTACGCCACGCTGGAGGCGGTGAGGGAGATACTGGCGAAGGGCAATGAGTGGGACGTGATAATCTTCGATACCCCTCCGACCGGATTAACCCTCCGCGTTCTCGCGCTCCCCAGAATCTCCCTGATCTGGACGGATAAACTCATCGAGATAAGGAAGGCCATCCTTGACAGGCGCGCCGCGATAGCCAACATACACGGGGAGCAGGAGTTCACCGTTGAGGGTGAGAAGATAAAGCTACCCACGAGGGAGCAGGACGACGCCGTGATGAAGGAGCTTAAGTCCTACCGCGAAGAGGTGGCCTTCGTTGAGGGAGTTATAACCGACCCCGAGAAAACGAGCGTCGTGGCGGTGATGAACCCGGAGATGCTGCCCCTTTATGAAACCGAAAGGGCCAGGGAGAGCCTTAGGAAGTTCCGCGTGCCCTTCAACATGATCGTCATGAACAAGGTTCTGGAGCTGCGGACGGAGGTTCCGGAGCTGAAGGCCAAGCTGGAGGCCCAGGAGCGGGTTCTCGGAGAGGTGGGGAGGAAGTTCAAGGGAATTGAGGTTGTGAGGATACCGGTCTTCGCGGAGGAACCCCGCGGGCTGGAGCGTCTCAGAACCCTCGGGGGAAAGATAGTTGGAGAGTGA
- a CDS encoding carbon starvation CstA family protein, producing MNSAVIVLLAGVIYLAMYFSYGKSLQSKVVKADPNRPTPAHKLYDGVDYVPAHPLVLYGHHFASIAGAGPIVGPALAMAWGWLPGLIWVWFGNVFIGAVHDYLALMSSVRYDGKSVQWIAGKLMSRKTGISFEVYIWFALLLVVAAFVAVTAKLLTVTPQAATATLLFLLVAVILGYLMYKVKMDFKMATIIGIILLIIAVWIGLKYPLIFVDGQTDPTSAAYTTAYHYWNIILMVYIIIAASLPVWILLQPRDYLNAYILWFGLLFGGIALIFLAKDFAAPAYTMWSANVIKGITADGSVPVASPFWPTIPLVIACGSLSGFHSLVGSGTTSKQLDNEIHGLMVGYGGMFTEGFLSTIVITSIAVYGVQLTGLQPAQWGTEYIIKGGLGTFLGGYAKAVSEFYGVSETFGKTFATLWVSAFTLTSLDTATRLGRFAWQELFGMISDTSKGTMKLVTNKWVASIIIAGLGTYLAWGAGYKVIWPAFSAMNQMLASIAMMTAALWVAKVQRAGNWSWAVLIPALFLWITVTAAIIWYLIYVPMVGQYLIAVKGALVVSLLLNLLLAWDFWVAWKRPSEEYAASAA from the coding sequence ATGAACTCTGCTGTAATAGTTCTTCTGGCCGGTGTTATATACCTGGCCATGTACTTCAGCTATGGCAAGAGCCTTCAGAGCAAGGTCGTCAAGGCCGACCCCAACCGGCCAACTCCAGCCCACAAACTCTACGACGGGGTTGACTACGTTCCAGCCCACCCGCTGGTTCTGTACGGCCACCACTTTGCGTCGATAGCGGGAGCGGGACCTATAGTGGGTCCAGCCCTGGCAATGGCATGGGGATGGCTTCCGGGACTCATATGGGTCTGGTTCGGAAACGTCTTCATCGGTGCGGTGCACGACTATCTGGCACTGATGTCATCGGTTCGCTACGATGGCAAGTCCGTCCAGTGGATCGCAGGGAAGCTCATGAGCAGGAAGACCGGCATATCCTTTGAGGTGTACATCTGGTTCGCCCTGCTGCTCGTCGTCGCGGCCTTCGTTGCCGTCACCGCCAAGCTGCTCACAGTAACGCCCCAGGCAGCAACGGCGACGCTCCTATTCCTGCTCGTCGCGGTGATACTGGGATACCTTATGTACAAGGTCAAGATGGACTTCAAGATGGCAACGATAATCGGCATCATCCTGCTCATCATAGCAGTGTGGATCGGCCTCAAGTACCCGCTGATCTTCGTGGACGGCCAGACCGACCCGACCTCGGCCGCCTACACAACCGCATACCACTACTGGAACATAATCCTCATGGTTTACATCATAATTGCGGCCTCGCTTCCGGTGTGGATACTCCTCCAGCCCAGGGACTACCTCAACGCCTACATCCTGTGGTTCGGACTGCTCTTCGGCGGCATAGCCCTAATATTCCTGGCCAAGGACTTCGCCGCCCCCGCGTACACCATGTGGAGCGCCAACGTCATCAAGGGAATCACCGCCGACGGCTCCGTTCCGGTGGCGTCGCCCTTCTGGCCCACGATACCGCTCGTCATAGCATGCGGCTCTTTAAGCGGATTCCACTCGCTCGTGGGTTCAGGAACCACGTCAAAACAGCTCGACAATGAGATCCACGGCCTGATGGTGGGTTACGGTGGAATGTTCACAGAGGGATTCCTCTCCACCATAGTTATAACCTCCATAGCCGTCTACGGAGTCCAGCTCACCGGGCTTCAGCCCGCACAGTGGGGGACTGAATACATCATCAAAGGCGGTCTTGGCACATTCCTCGGCGGCTACGCCAAGGCAGTCAGCGAGTTCTACGGCGTCAGCGAGACCTTTGGAAAGACCTTCGCGACCCTCTGGGTCTCAGCATTCACCCTCACATCGCTCGATACTGCTACGAGGCTCGGCCGCTTCGCCTGGCAGGAACTCTTTGGAATGATCTCCGACACCAGCAAGGGCACCATGAAGCTCGTTACCAACAAGTGGGTCGCGTCGATAATCATCGCCGGCCTTGGAACGTACCTCGCCTGGGGAGCCGGCTACAAGGTCATCTGGCCGGCGTTCAGTGCGATGAACCAGATGCTCGCCAGTATCGCTATGATGACCGCTGCACTTTGGGTCGCAAAGGTCCAGAGGGCTGGAAACTGGAGCTGGGCGGTTCTAATACCTGCCCTCTTCCTCTGGATTACGGTGACGGCGGCGATAATCTGGTACCTCATCTACGTGCCGATGGTCGGCCAGTACCTCATAGCGGTGAAGGGAGCGCTCGTGGTCAGCCTGCTCCTCAACCTGCTCCTCGCCTGGGACTTCTGGGTCGCCTGGAAGAGACCGAGCGAGGAGTACGCCGCGAGCGCGGCCTGA
- a CDS encoding AbrB/MazE/SpoVT family DNA-binding domain-containing protein, translating into MIPLVSIRLKVGPKGQIVIPKVFREAYGINEGGEVIVEPTDKGLIIMPKKSKEELIKELLEWKHKRARGKPAKLGELKGISLEDEFDDVWGIGE; encoded by the coding sequence GTGATACCATTGGTTAGTATCCGTCTGAAGGTCGGCCCAAAAGGACAGATAGTCATTCCAAAGGTCTTCAGAGAAGCTTACGGGATAAATGAAGGTGGAGAAGTCATAGTCGAGCCTACCGATAAGGGACTGATAATTATGCCCAAGAAAAGCAAAGAAGAACTGATTAAAGAGCTCCTCGAATGGAAGCACAAGAGAGCCAGGGGAAAACCCGCCAAACTCGGAGAGCTCAAGGGGATAAGCCTTGAAGACGAGTTCGATGATGTCTGGGGGATTGGGGAATGA